From Amphiprion ocellaris isolate individual 3 ecotype Okinawa chromosome 10, ASM2253959v1, whole genome shotgun sequence, one genomic window encodes:
- the LOC111564488 gene encoding tripartite motif-containing protein 16-like — protein sequence MAQKGVQLDQDTFSCSICLDLLKDPVTIPCGHSYCMTCINTFWDEDQKGIHSCPQCRKTFRPRPVLLKNTMLAALVEELKKTGLQAAPADHHYAGPGDVACDFCTGRKMKAVKSCLVCLASYCEKHLQPHYDVPPLKKHKLVEPSKNLQENVCSRHDEVMKMFCRTDQQFICYLCSVEEHKGHDTVSAAAERTERQKELEVGQLNIQQRIQDRQKDVKLLQQELKDIRVSADKTVEGSEKMFSELIHLIQNRSSEVEQQIRSQQEIEEGRVKELQEKLEQEIRDLERKDAELKQLSDTPDHSQFLHNLPSVSAFSEFKHSSSINIRPLRHFEEVTAAVSELRGKLEDILKDTWTNISLTITQPDVLLSGPEPEPKTRAGFLRYSCDITLDPNTANTWLVLSDGDRKITGVKQQQYYPDHPDRFSRWSQVLSRESLTGRCYWEVERTGRGFYVAVAYKSISRTGRDIGFGRNDQSWALGYYDNSFGFWYNNIQTPISGPHSSRVGVYLDHSAGILSFYSISETMTLLHRVRTTFTEPLHAGLWVYYGGDTAEILKLK from the coding sequence ATGGCTCAGAAAGGAGTTCAGCTGGACCAAGACACCTTCTCTTGTTCCATCTGTCTGGATCTACTGAAGGATCCGGTGACTATTCCCTGTGGACACAGCTACTGTATGACGTGTATTAATACCTTCTGGGATGAAGACCAGAAGGGAATCCACAGCTGCCCTCAGTGCAGGAAGACTTTCAGACCGAGGCCCGTTCTTTTGAAAAACACCATGTTAGCAGCTTtagtggaggagctgaagaagactGGACTCCAAGCTGCTCCTGCTGACCACCACTATGCTGGACCTGGAGATGTGGCCTGTGATTTCTGCACTGGGAGGAAGATGAAGGCTGTCAAGTcctgtttggtttgtttggcTTCTTACTGTGAGAAACACCTTCAGCCTCACTATGATGTACCTCCATTAAAGAAGCACAAGCTGGTGGAGCCCTCCAAGAACCTCCAGGAGAACGTCTGCTCCCGTCATGATGAGGTGATGAAGATGTTCTGTCGTACTGATCAGCAGTTTATCTGttatctctgctctgtggaggaACATAAAGGCCACGACACAgtctcagctgcagcagaaaggaCTGAGAGGCAGAAAGAGCTGGAGGTGGGTCAACTGAACATCCAGCAGAGAATccaggacagacagaaagatgtGAAGCTGCTTCAACAGGAGCTGAAGGACATCAGGGTCTCTGCTGATAAAACAGTGGAGGGCAGTGAGAAGATGTTCAGCGAGCTGATCCATCTCATCCAGAACAGAAGCTctgaggtggagcagcagatcaGATCCCAGCAGGAGATTGAAGAGGGTCGAGTCAAAGAGCTtcaggagaagctggagcaggagatCAGGGATCTGGAGAGGAAAGACGCTGAGCTGAAGCAGCTCTCAGATACACCAGATCACAGCCAGTTTCTCCACAACCTCCCCTCAGTGTCAGCATTCAGTGAGTTCAAACACTCATCCAGCATCAACATCCGTCCTCTGAGACACTTTGAGGAGGTGACAGCAGCTGTGTCAGAACTCAGAGGTAAACTAGAGGACATTCTGAAGGACACCTGGACAAACATCTCACTGACAATCACTCAGCCAGATGTTTTACTgtcaggaccagaaccagaaccaaagaCCAGAGCTGGATTCTTAAGATATTCATGTGACATCACTCTGGATccaaacacagcaaacacatgGTTGGTTTTATctgatggagacagaaaaataacaggAGTGAAACAACAACAGTATTATCCTGATCATCCAGACAGATTCAGTAGATGGTCTCAGGTTCTGAGCAGAGAGAGTCTGACTGGACGttgttactgggaggtggagaGGACAGGAAGAGGATTTTATGTAGCAGTCGCATACAAGAGTATCAGTAGAACAGGAAGAGATATTGGATTTGGACGTAATGACCAATCCTGGGCATTAGGATATTATGACAATAGTTTTGGATTTTGGTACAACAACATCCAAACTCCCATCTCAGGTCCTCATTCCTCCAGAGTAGGAGTTTACCTGGATCACAGTGCAGGTATTCTGTCCTTCTACAGCATCTCTGAAACCATGActctcctccacagagtccgGACCACATTCACTGAGCCGCTACATGCTGGACTCTGGGTTTATTATGGTGGAGACACAGCTGAGATCCTTAAACTGAAGTAG